From one Cyprinus carpio isolate SPL01 chromosome B3, ASM1834038v1, whole genome shotgun sequence genomic stretch:
- the LOC109083471 gene encoding mucin-2-like encodes MSILTKATSTAQQPESVTAEQPESLTKQSETVFVLNLVPVSFSLSPTSLSPSSATSTTVLPSLSSPPPPPLRQRKRRLNTFTASHSTTPVSPPYPSASSISKPLSQEVPLVKNRRKGCRKCSRQKVFLFDKITGERINEGKAELKVHWLPCTEW; translated from the exons ATGAGTATCTTAACAAAAG cAACCTCCACAGCACAGCAGCCGGAGAGCGTCACCGCGGAGCAGCCGGAGAGCCTCACCAAGCAGTCTGAAACTGTATTTGTTCTCAATCTTGTTCCTgtgtctttctcactctctccaaCCTCTCTCTCCCCTTCCTCTGCTACTTCTACAACTGTTCTTCCTTCACTTTCTTCCCCTCCTCCACCTCCACTGCGGCAGAGGAAAAGAAGGTTAAACACCTTTACCGCGTCACACTCTACCACCCCTGTCTCTCCTCCATATCCATCTGCCTCTTCCATTTCCAAGCCTTTGAGTCAGGAGGTGCCACTGGTTAAGAACAGAAGAAAAG GTTGTCGAAAATGTAGTAGGCAGAAGGTTTTCCTTTTTGATAAAATAACTGGGGAACGAATAAATGAG gggaaAGCTGAATTGAAAGTTCACTGGTTGCCTTGCACTGAGTGGTAA